A part of Solibacillus sp. FSL H8-0538 genomic DNA contains:
- a CDS encoding helix-turn-helix domain-containing protein: protein MNELGERIKKLRKEQKLTLAQLAGTKLTKGMLSLIENGKAQPSMESLHYIAQQLGVDVSELLQDRHIEEARAILLQVEERYQKLVNVYELSTHEDRIEILQLIEPLVQKLQGTHYEEIRLLDIYLVLKRLEDPSFPLTQIYEVIQQYEAIHAYSRVVSSYSYLCWTAFAEQDYERALAYLEESYERVLPKLFLLDNLTKLDLFYHLTVLYTAVGNIVGSERFLNEALTIAKEKKIYYRIDDFYRLIVCQSISEQNQVKAKRYLDKLLLHAQFTEDELAIANALAIELEYLNHIEKNYTAVKEKVARYLALEKQDNYDVTQFLKSEAAFAHWALSEFDEALALLQTIEFPAYLNHPIDLSVLYVMYSVRGLCNLEKGEIELAKQDILYAVDGVKDFPQTHSTRFIQEAYEKLTP, encoded by the coding sequence ATGAACGAATTAGGTGAGCGCATTAAAAAGCTACGCAAGGAACAAAAATTGACCCTTGCACAATTAGCAGGTACAAAGCTTACAAAAGGCATGCTTAGTTTAATTGAAAATGGTAAGGCGCAGCCGTCTATGGAAAGCCTACACTATATAGCCCAGCAACTAGGTGTTGATGTATCCGAGCTTTTACAGGATCGTCATATAGAAGAAGCGCGTGCCATTTTATTACAAGTGGAAGAGCGCTATCAAAAATTAGTGAATGTGTATGAACTCTCTACACATGAGGACCGGATAGAAATTCTACAGTTAATTGAGCCACTCGTGCAAAAATTACAGGGAACACATTATGAAGAAATCCGCTTACTCGACATTTATTTAGTGCTAAAGCGTCTTGAAGATCCTTCATTTCCACTAACCCAAATATATGAGGTGATTCAACAGTATGAAGCAATTCATGCATATAGCCGTGTCGTTAGTAGCTATAGTTATTTATGCTGGACTGCTTTCGCTGAACAAGATTATGAACGGGCACTGGCGTATTTAGAAGAATCTTATGAGCGTGTATTACCAAAATTATTTTTACTTGATAATTTAACGAAGCTCGATTTATTTTATCATCTAACTGTGCTCTATACGGCAGTCGGCAATATAGTAGGCTCCGAACGTTTTTTAAATGAAGCGCTGACCATTGCGAAAGAAAAGAAAATTTATTATCGGATTGATGATTTTTATCGCCTAATTGTCTGTCAGTCAATAAGTGAGCAAAATCAGGTAAAGGCAAAACGATATTTGGATAAATTACTATTACATGCACAGTTTACCGAAGATGAATTAGCAATAGCTAATGCGTTAGCGATTGAACTAGAATATTTAAATCATATAGAAAAAAATTATACCGCCGTAAAAGAAAAAGTTGCACGTTATTTGGCACTGGAAAAGCAAGATAATTATGATGTTACGCAATTTTTAAAATCTGAAGCGGCTTTTGCACACTGGGCACTTAGTGAGTTTGACGAGGCGCTTGCGTTGCTACAGACGATTGAATTTCCTGCCTACTTGAATCATCCAATTGATTTATCGGTTTTGTATGTGATGTATAGTGTCCGGGGGCTTTGTAACCTAGAAAAAGGGGAAATAGAGTTGGCGAAACAGGACATTTTATATGCAGTTGATGGTGTAAAGGATTTTCCACAAACACATTCTACGCGCTTTATTCAAGAAGCATATGAAAAATTAACACCTTAA